In Thermosipho africanus Ob7, a genomic segment contains:
- a CDS encoding sulfurtransferase TusA family protein codes for MAKYEVTKTIDVRGEVCPVPDVETKRALKKMKPGEILEVLIDYPMSKERIPETVKKLGHEVLEIEEVGRSEWKIYIKVNG; via the coding sequence ATGGCAAAGTATGAAGTTACAAAAACTATTGATGTAAGAGGAGAGGTATGTCCAGTTCCTGACGTTGAAACAAAGAGAGCATTAAAAAAGATGAAACCTGGAGAAATTTTGGAAGTTTTAATTGATTACCCTATGTCAAAAGAAAGAATTCCAGAAACAGTAAAGAAATTGGGACATGAGGTATTAGAGATAGAGGAAGTTGGAAGAAGTGAATGGAAGATTTATATCAAAGTAAACGGCTAA